One segment of Mastomys coucha isolate ucsf_1 unplaced genomic scaffold, UCSF_Mcou_1 pScaffold23, whole genome shotgun sequence DNA contains the following:
- the Trex1 gene encoding three-prime repair exonuclease 1, producing MGGPGQFYFLSHCCQQQSQRSALLPVCRLSMGSQALLHGHMQTLIFLDLEATGLPLSQPKVTELCLLAVHRHALENTSVSGEQPPPVPKPPRVVDKLSLCIAPGKACSPGASEITGLSSAELEAQGRQRFDDNLANLLRAFLQRQPQPCCLVAHNGDRYDFPLLQAELALLSIPSPLDGTFCVDSIAALKALEQASSPSARGPRKSYSLGSIYTRLYGQEPTDSHTAEGDVLALLSICQWKPQALLQWVDRHARPFSTIKPMYGIATTGTTNLRPCAATATTPLATANVSPNNSRSRRPRSPPPGKVPEAPSQEGLLAPLGLLTFLTLAIAILYGLFLASPGQ from the exons ATGGGTGGACCCGGGCAGTTTTACTTCCTCAGCCACTGCTGCCAGCAGCAGAGCCAGCGCAGTGCCTTGCTGCCTGTTTGTCG GCTCAGCATGGGCTCACAGGCCCTTCTCCATGGCCACATGCAGACCCTCATCTTCTTAGACCTGGAAGCTACGGGCCTGCCTTTGTCTCAGCCCAAAGTCACAGAGCTGTGCCTGCTGGCTGTCCACAGACATGCCCTGGAGAACACCTCCGTTTCTGGGGAGCAGCCACCTCCAGTGCCCAAACCGCCCCGTGTGGTGGACAAGCTCTCTCTGTGCATTGCTCCAGGGAAAGCCTGTAGCCCTGGGGCCAGTGAGATCACAGGTCTGAGCTCAGCTGAGCTGGAAGCACAAGGGCGTCAACGCTTCGATGACAACCTGGCCAACCTCCTCCGAGCCTTTCTGCAGCGCCAGCCACAGCCCTGCTGCCTTGTGGCACACAACGGTGACCGCTATGACTTCCCTCTGCTCCAGGCAGAGCTTGCTTTGCTGAGTATTCCCAGTCCTCTGGATGGTACCTTCTGTGTGGATAGCATCGCTGCCCTAAAGGCCTTGGAGCAAGCTAGCAGCCCCTCAGCGCGTGGTCCGAGGAAAAGCTACAGCCTGGGCAGCATCTACACCCGCCTGTACGGGCAAGAGCCGACGGACTCACACACTGCTGAAGGCGATGTTCTAGCCCTGCTCAGCATCTGTCAGTGGAAGCCACAGGCCCTACTGCAGTGGGTGGACAGACATGCCCGGCCCTTTAGCACCATCAAGCCCATGTATGGCATAGCTACTACTGGAACAACCAACCTAAGGCCATGTGCTGCCACAGCTACTACACCCCTGGCCACAGCCAACGTAAGTCCCAACAATAGCAGGAGCAGGCGACCTAGGAGTCCTCCCCCAGGGAAGGTCCCAGAAGCCCCATCACAGGAGGGGCTGCTGGCTCCACTGGGTCTCCT